One genomic window of Ciona intestinalis chromosome 7, KH, whole genome shotgun sequence includes the following:
- the LOC100186588 gene encoding agrin-like encodes MIFKMLKTICLRQNGNRILRTLVIMTSTIICTCHRVRGTPYTSIVSDAARTETCWWNSLEPAASFDKHEMCDSSTNCRYGGICWSSRSDVSVPQGHRRSHRGTSPHVVCRCTMHCQSLSGGVGTHPDSLVCGSDGRTYNNECQLRLAACRCQFPITVFKVGACERGSSPHMTPSARPHDLSTDAGSGSGSDVIDICSGGVTCRFGAVCDVDAEEGPCLCTTVCDMPAYTVCGTDGRSYYNECYLRDATCQEQREIEVEHVGRCQTTEGSHPVGEPETGSGYDSEISICNALNCAGEVLNPLCGSDGINYPTLCSMRVASCKQQKVITMRNTGYCIEPGTEEIVTKPENDKHDEVAKKKPHDPCENIYCLQGVCVPIGTDDFECSCEHLCSKEAVSSQTSIAHISGISLRQLYNMMPDIKDQLFVEDTRQIQTETTTTTTPTTTTSIPADEPEILDEPIIMSLDGVKELKELRVKPGRSQGLYRTASFDIIGTPRGNKRRRRHRTDRQRNRERRRFRRSVIFDETSSYVNETVCGTDGKTYSDECQMRVTACYAKKIVKIRKIGACPYIVKKMKHKQKSETKLNAPTTSRPTVTTTTVHTTTTTPTSTSTLADTTSNSTLSAIISTSKLDREATDATPQQQRPRHTVPSNISTNGSFEQVSATAPSDSNESVEELPEGGVEENLESRDKWQKEFKEEPQVSEAHILEYSWLIAIAAILYIATVALVVGLCCKHYRIKQQNKKNQEDNPEAESLNNTETSGGLE; translated from the exons ATGATATTTAAAATGCTGAAAACTATTTGCTTGCGCCAGAACGGAAACAGAATTTTACGAACCCtagttattatgacgtcaacaaTCATCTGCACCTGTCACCGAGTTAGGG GAACCCCATATACGTCGATAGTCAGCGATGCTGCAAGAACAGAAACATGTTGGTGGAACTCGCTGGAACCAGCTGCATCATTCGATAAGCACGAGATGTGTGATTCGTCCACGAATTGTAGATATGGGGGTATCTGTTGGTCGAGCAGGTCTGACGTATCCGTACCACAAGGTCACCGGAGGTCACACAGAGGAACTTCACCCCATG TTGTTTGTAGATGTACGATGCATTGTCAATCACTCTCCGGTGGGGTAGGAACACACCCCGATAGCTTGGTTTGTGGTTCGGATGGGCGAACGTATAATAATGAATGTCAGCTGAGATTAGCAGCGTGCAGATGCCAATTCCCAATCACTGTATTTAAAGTTGGAGCATGCGAAAGAG GTTCTTCACCGCATATGACCCCGAGCGCTCGACCCCATGACCTTTCCACTGATGCGGGTTCGGGGTCAGGCTCTGACGTCATTGATATTTGTAGTGGCGGAGTCACGTGTCGTTTTGGAGCCGTGTGTGACGTAGACGCAGAGGAAGGACCTTGTCTTTGTACGACAG TATGCGACATGCCTGCATACACAGTGTGTGGAACAGATGGGAGAAGTTACTACAACGAATGTTATCTTAGAGATGCGACTTGTCAAGAACAAAGAGAGATTGAAGTAGAGCATGTCGGTCGATGCCAAACCACTGAAG GTTCACATCCAGTCGGCGAACCCGAAACGGGTTCTGGGTACGATTCGGAAATCTCAATTTGCAACGCTTTGAACTGCGCAG GCGAAGTCTTAAACCCGTTGTGTGGAAGCGATGGAATAAACTACCCAACGTTATGTTCTATGCGAGTTGCTTCGTGCAAGCAGCAAAAAGTAATCACGATGCGAAATACTGGATATTGCATTGAGCCTGGTACTGAAGAAATTGTGACAAAACCAG AAAATGATAAACATGATGAAGTTGCGAAGAAGAAACCACACGACCCTTGTGAAAACATCTATTGTCTTCAAGGTGTTTGTGTTCCAATAGGAACTGATGATTTCGAATGTTCATGCGAACATCTTTGTTCTAAAG AAGCGGTCTCTAGCCAAACATCCATAGCGCACATCAGTGGAATATCGTTACGTCAGCTCTACAATATGATGCCGGATATCAAGGATCAACTCTTTGTCGAAGACACGCGGCAAATCCAGACCGAAACGACTACCACCACCACACCGACAACAACGACTTCAATTCCCGCCGATGAACCAGAAATTCTCGATGAGCCGATTATAATGTCGTTAGATGGCGTAAAAGAGCTCAAGGAGTTGCGCGTCAAGCCAGGGAGATCACAAGGCCTTTACAGAACAGCCAGCTTTGACATTATTGGAACACCACGC GGGAACAAAAGACGCAGACGTCACAGAACTGATCGTCAACGTAATCGCGAGAGACGTCGTTTCAGGAGATCTGTTATTTTTGACGAGACCTCATCTTATGTAAACGAAACAGTGTGTGGTACAGATGGTAAAACGTACAGTGATGAATGTCAGATGCGAGTGACTGCTTGCTACGCAAAGAAAATAGTAAAG ATAAGAAAAATTGGTGCATGTCCTTACATTGTTAAAAAGatgaaacacaaacaaaaaagtgaaacGAAATTGAACGCACCG ACAACCTCTCGTCCGACCGTTACCACCACCACTGTACACACAACAACCACCACCCCTACCAGCACAAGTACTTTAGCGGATACAACGTCCAATTCCACACTTTCTGCTATAATATCAACAAGCAAGCTAGACAGAGAGGCGACTGACGCCACGCCACAGCAGCAGAGGCCACGCCACACAGTTCCGTCAAATATTTCGACCAACGGAAGTTTTGAACAAGTAAGCGCAACAGCGCCCTCTGATAGTAACGAATCTGTGGAAGAACTACCGGAAGGTGGCGTAGAAGAGAATCTTGAAAGTCGAGATAAATGGCAGAAAGAGTTTAAAGAAGAACCTCAAGTTTCTGAGGCTCACATATTAGAATACTCATGGTTAATAGCAATAGCAGCGATACTTTACATTGCAACGGTAGCACTGGTGGTTGGATTATGCTGcaaacattacagaataaaacaacaaaacaaaaagaatcAGGAAGACAATCCAGAAGCTGAATCTTTGAATAACACCGAAACCAGTGGTGGCCTTGAGTAA
- the LOC100184210 gene encoding lens fiber membrane intrinsic protein-like, with translation MKHYFGFVLFPGGTISLFLAVTSLATADWVNSGTVSMTSFGLWQECVDYTCFTLTDVPSYLNAVRAFLITSCVTSVASAILSLAISVGSKPRTAVDASMMLTYLASTILLATGMVVYTVEQPLPYPTRYGYSFVLGWLAVALCFVCSTVGIFAVIKSR, from the exons ATGAAACATTACTTTGGTTTCGTTTTATTTCCTGGCGGCACGATTTCACTTTTTCtagctgtgacgtcactggcaACTGCTGATTGGGTAAATTCTGGAACTGTTTCGATGACGTCGTTTGGCTTGTGGCAAGAATGCGTCGACTACACTTGCTTTACGTTGACTG ACGTTCCTTCGTACCTCAACGCAGTTCGAGCTTTTCTAATAACTAGCTGTGTAACTTCGGTCGCCTCAGCTATTTTGTCCTTGGCGATTTCAGTTGGTAGCAAACCAAGAACTGCAGTGGACGCTAGCATGATGTTGACATACCTCGCATCAA CTATCCTCCTGGCGACCGGTATGGTGGTGTACACGGTCGAACAACCTCTTCCATACCCGACCAGATACGGCTATTCGTTCGTTCTAGGTTGGCTTGCAGTTGCCTTATGCTTCGTATGCAGCACGGTCGGGATATTTGCTGTAATAAAATCAAGGTGA
- the LOC101242308 gene encoding delta-like protein B isoform X1 — MFGKLLLIALFVGSVSAQTYNSCYPNPCNRTAFCSYDYAAGGYTCTCRDGYIANGTTCVNVCTPGNPCKRYNAYCTSDFNRRHRVCRCRYGFVKNNGSEFCQNPCDLKPCDKNAYCDRYRSHDRRCSCNTGFVGNGLECFRPPKCMGLGTSWSPFYNRDFPTGACDCETFAYARVDYPKTICANPINVDVVDAVTNLDYRVNKQVVTVNTALEKGFTCFNRDQKNNTFCRDYKIRYCCSKKIVHYQQPKYKNLIPILVPAACVLGIGLIVGGVLFYRSYKRKRPSPQTEQHILQNVF, encoded by the exons CATACAACTCCTGTTATCCAAACCCGTGCAACAGAACAGCGTTCTGCAGTTACGATTATGCTGCTGGTGGATATACGTGTACATGCCGAGATGGTTATATAGCAAATGGTACCACGTGCG TCAACGTCTGCACCCCTGGAAATCCATGCAAGAGATATAATGCATACTGCACATCAGACTTTAACAGAAGACATCGGGTTTGCAGATGCCGATATGGATTTGTTAAGAATAACGGTTCCGAATTCTGTC AAAACCCATGCGATCTTAAACCGTGCGATAAAAATGCATACTGCGACCGCTACAGATCTCATGATCGACGCTGCTCGTGTAATACTGGTTTTGTTGGGAACGGACTTGAATGCT TTCGCCCACCCAAGTGCATGGGACTTGGAACAAGTTGGTCGCCATTTTACAACCGTGACTTTCCGACGGGCGCATGCGACTGTGAAACGTTCGCATACGCCCGTGTGGATTACCCGAAAACGATCTGTGCAAATCCAATCAACGTAGATGTTGTTGATGCAGTGACCAATCTAGATTATCGAGTGAATAAGCAAGTGGTGACTGTTAACACAGCATTGGAGAAaggttttacttgttttaaccGAGACCAGAAAAACAACACATTTTGCCGAGATTACAAAATCAGATATTGCTGCAGTAAAA aAATTGTCCATTATCAACAGCCCAAGTACAAGAATTTAATACCAATCCTAGTGCCAGCCGCATGCGTGCTTGGAATTGGACTTATAGTTGGTGGAGTGTTGTTCTACCGTAGTTATAAGAGAAAAAGACCCAGTCCACAAACCGAACAACATATATTGCAAAATGTTTTCTAA
- the LOC101242308 gene encoding delta-like protein B isoform X2 yields the protein MFGKLLLIALFVGSVSAQTYNSCYPNPCNRTAFCSYDYAAGGYTCTCRDGYIANGTTCVNVCTPGNPCKRYNAYCTSDFNRRHRVCRCRYGFVKNNGSEFCQNPCDLKPCDKNAYCDRYRSHDRRCSCNTGFVGNGLECFRPPKCMGLGTSWSPFYNRDFPTGACDCETFAYARVDYPKTICANPINVDVVDAVTNLDYRVNKQVVTVNTALEKGFTCFNRDQKNNTFCRDYKIRYCCKIVHYQQPKYKNLIPILVPAACVLGIGLIVGGVLFYRSYKRKRPSPQTEQHILQNVF from the exons CATACAACTCCTGTTATCCAAACCCGTGCAACAGAACAGCGTTCTGCAGTTACGATTATGCTGCTGGTGGATATACGTGTACATGCCGAGATGGTTATATAGCAAATGGTACCACGTGCG TCAACGTCTGCACCCCTGGAAATCCATGCAAGAGATATAATGCATACTGCACATCAGACTTTAACAGAAGACATCGGGTTTGCAGATGCCGATATGGATTTGTTAAGAATAACGGTTCCGAATTCTGTC AAAACCCATGCGATCTTAAACCGTGCGATAAAAATGCATACTGCGACCGCTACAGATCTCATGATCGACGCTGCTCGTGTAATACTGGTTTTGTTGGGAACGGACTTGAATGCT TTCGCCCACCCAAGTGCATGGGACTTGGAACAAGTTGGTCGCCATTTTACAACCGTGACTTTCCGACGGGCGCATGCGACTGTGAAACGTTCGCATACGCCCGTGTGGATTACCCGAAAACGATCTGTGCAAATCCAATCAACGTAGATGTTGTTGATGCAGTGACCAATCTAGATTATCGAGTGAATAAGCAAGTGGTGACTGTTAACACAGCATTGGAGAAaggttttacttgttttaaccGAGACCAGAAAAACAACACATTTTGCCGAGATTACAAAATCAGATATTGCTGCA aAATTGTCCATTATCAACAGCCCAAGTACAAGAATTTAATACCAATCCTAGTGCCAGCCGCATGCGTGCTTGGAATTGGACTTATAGTTGGTGGAGTGTTGTTCTACCGTAGTTATAAGAGAAAAAGACCCAGTCCACAAACCGAACAACATATATTGCAAAATGTTTTCTAA